A single region of the Malaclemys terrapin pileata isolate rMalTer1 chromosome 4, rMalTer1.hap1, whole genome shotgun sequence genome encodes:
- the UNC93B1 gene encoding protein unc-93 homolog B1 has translation MESGGNANAAMEKDPDCYQEAMGNGVAADGLVVGAGDVPILDVGEVQLDDFVGANPDYNEEEEERKYFRRKRLAVVKNVLAASLGGMLTYGVYLGLLQMQLILHYDETYREVKYSNMGLQDIDSKMLMGINVTPIVALFYTPVLIRFFGTKWTMFLAVGIYALFVSTNYWERYYTLVPSAVAIGVAIVPLWASMGNYVTRMAQKYYEYVNYKEEHVLEQQRAPRGAYNTYIITFQSLFYGCFHLSFVCAQMPMLFFLNSYLYDLNHTLCNVKNCGTLSKGMLPGFNATVLQNLPRSINLIIVESVLMGTAFLSMLMVLILCGSAYRPTEEIDLRSIGWGNIFQLPFKHMRDYRLRHLFPFFIYSGFEVLFVCTGFSLNYAVCAIGLEKLAYIILAYGFSAAACSSLALSMLRLPRQAPLLAGAAVHAILLIGLFCWAPKPRGPDQASLLYLVAALWGLGSALNKTSLSTLLGMLYQDKERQDFVFTIYHWWQALAIFVVYLWSGLPMKAKLSIMLLTLVASVLSYLWMEHKLARHILYRVPKIPKPRHKVRGYRYLEAENSDETGSEGESEQDSDGSREERAGPGGQRHQQKCAYEQALGEEDGENVG, from the exons ATGGAGTCAG GCGGCAATGCCAACGCAGCGATGGAGAAGGACCCTGATTGCTACCAGGAGGCCATGGGCAATGGGGTGGCAGCTGACGGACTGGTGGTGGGAGCTGGTGACGTGCCTATTCTGGATGTGGGGGAGGTGCAG CTGGACGACTTTGTGGGTGCCAACCCCGACTAtaacgaggaggaggaggagcgcaAGTACTTCCGCCGCAAGCGCCTCGCCGTCGTCAAAAACGTGCTGGCCGCCAGCCTGGGCGGGATGCTGACCTATGGCGTCTACCTGG gcctgctACAGATGCAGCTGATCCTGCACTATGATGAGACGTACCGGGAGGTGAAATACAGCAACATGGGGCTGCAGGACATCGACAGCAAGATGCTGATGGGCATCAACGTCACCCCCATCGTGGCTCTGTTCTACACGCCCGTCCTCATCAG GTTCTTCGGCACCAAGTGGACCATGTTTCTGGCCGTGGGGATCTACGCCCTCTTCGTCTCCACCAACTACTGGGAGCGCTACTACACGCTGGTGCCCTCGGCCGTGGCCATCGGTGTGGCCATTGTGCCCCTCTGGGCCTCCATGGGCAACTACGTCACCCG GATGGCGCAGAAGTACTACGAATACGTGAACTACAAGGAGGAGCATGTGCTGGAGCAGCAGCGTGCCCCACGTGGTGCCTACAACACCTACATCATCACCTTCCAGAGCCTCTTCTATGGCTGCTTCCac CTGAGCTTCGTCTGCGCCCAGATGCCCATGCTTTTCTTCCTGAATTCGTACCTGTACGACCTGAACCACACGCTCTGCAATGTGAAGAACTGCG GCACCCTGAGCAAAGGCATGCTCCCCGGCTTCAACGCCACCGTGCTGCAGAACCTGCCGCGCAGCATCAACCTCATCATCGTCGAGAGCGTGCTCATGGGCACAGCCTTCCTCTCCATGCTCATG gtgcTGATCCTATGCGGCTCAGCCTATCGCCCCACGGAGGAAATCGACCTGCGCAGCATCGGCTGGGGCAACATCTTCCAGCTGCCCTTCAAGCACATGCGGGACTATCGCCTGCGCCACCTCTTCCCCTTCTTCATCTACAGCGGCTTCGAGGTGCTCTTCGTCTGCACCGGCTTCTCCCTG AATTATGCTGTCTGTGCCATTGGCCTGGAGAAGCTGGCCTACATCATCCTGGCCTACGGCTTCTCAGCTGCggcctgctccagcctggcgctGTCCATGCTGCGCCTGCCCCGCCAGGCCCCACTGCTGGCCGGAGCTGCCGTCCATGCCATCCTGCTCATCGGCCTGTTCTGCTGGGCGCCCAAGCCACGTGGCCCAGACCAGGCCTCCCTGCTCTACCTGGTGGCTGCgctctgggggctgggcagcgcccTGAACAAGACCAGCCTTAGCA CGCTCCTGGGAATGCTGTACCAAGACAAGGAGCGCCAGGACTTCGTCTTCACCATCTACCACTGGTGGCAGGCGCTGGCCATCTTTGTGGTGTACCTGTGGTCGGGGCTGCCCATGAAG GCCAAGCTGTCCATCATGCTGCTGACCCTGGTGGCCTCGGTGCTCTCCTACCTGTGGATGGAGCACAAGCTGGCACGGCACATACTCTACCGCGTGCCCAAGATCCCCAAGCCGCGGCACAAGGTGCGGGGCTACCGCTACCTGGAGGCCGAGAACTCGGACGAAACGGGCTCGGAGGGGGAGTCTGAGCAGGACAGCGATGGGTCCCGGGAGGAGCGGGCAGGGCCCGGCGGGCAGCGGCACCAGCAGAAGTGTGCTTACGAGcaggcactgggggaggaggatggagagaaCGTGGGCTAG